AAATGCATTTTGCGCATCGCGAAGTAGTGGAAGTTGAAGCAAAGCGCGGGGGTGACGTAGGCGTTGGGTTCTTGAGCGGTCGGCAGGCTGATATTGAAGCCGACGGAGGGCGCGCGTGCATCCCATGCGCCTCGGTTCGCCGCCTCCATTATTCCGCCGCCGCCGCCTGTCGCGATCACGTTCTGACGCGGCTGTCCTGCTGGCGCGAGTGCTCCGCCCCGGCGGGACACGAGCTCGGCGAAAGACTGCGCCAGACGGTATCGACGATCTTGTGAGGGCGTCGCCGCGCTGCCGAACACAACGATCGTTGAGGCGATCCGCGCTGCTTTGAGACTTTCTTCCGCTTTCTCGAACTCAAGCAAGAAGCGCACGCCGCGCATGTGATCGCTGAGGAGGAACTCCGGATCCAGCGCTGCGAGGCGGTAAGTCGCCGATTCAATTTGCGCCGCGTTCCGTGCGCGAGGCGCAGTCGCAGGGACGCCGCCCATGGTCCTAGTGATGCTCCGGGCTCAGGCGGCTTGGCGCGGCGCCGGCGGGCAGACCGTAGGCCCTGGTCTCCGCAGGAAGGCGCATCGCCGTACGCACGGCGTCATGCATCGACGAGAACCGCGTAGCGCCGCCCGGATCGTCGATCCATTGCAGTCCGCGATCAGTCCTTCTCAAATAGAGCTCACAGGCGCGGGCGTAGCTGGTCTTGGCGACGATGGCGGGCCGGATATCGAGCGGCGGCGTGTTGATCATGGTGTCCTCCATGATCGCGATAAGGCGGCCGGCAGGTCGAACACGCCATTTCGGAGCTTCGCCTAAGTAGCGCTCCGGATGCGAGCAGCAGGCATTACAGCGTCACGGTGGAAACAGTGCGAAGCCGTAGCGTGGCAATGGGTAGTCTCGCTTCCGGCGTCGGCGTGAGGCTCACGCCCTGCGATCGACCTAGCGCGCAGCCCGGCCCGATGCTCGATTTCAAACATTCCCTACTGATTTTGAGCAAAGTCAAAGCTCTCTTGAGCGGAAAATCCATGATATGGTTTCCTAGAGGAGTTGGATAATGGATCTCTTGGATTCGTTTCAAGGAATAGCGTTACTTATCCTGTTCATGCTCATGGCCCTGGGCGGCCTCTGGTTGCTCGACACTGCGGGGCCGCGAAGGGATAGTTCTGACCGGACGCAGGAAGTGAGCGATGATCCGGGTGCTTGGAAGGATATCGAGCGCACGATCGAACACTATCGCGTTGCGGAACCTGAAGAGGGCGGTGGCCGAAGCGCCCAAGCCAACTTCGAAAAGGACGCGCGAACGAAGCTCGATCCTCTCCTCGACCGTATCGTCGAGCGGGCTCTGGCGGAGGGGCACCATGGTTTTGTGCGCCGCGAAGAGGACGAAGCGGGTGTGCGCTATCGGCTCGAGATCCGGCGATCCGATCATGCGGCAGGTCAACCTGCGCCCTACATGACCTTCGCCGCGGGCAAGGATCGGGACATCGCCGTCGTGTGGGGTGGGGACTTCCCCGGTCCTGTCGATGAAAATGGGCATCACACCGAGATCGACTGGTTTGAGATCAACTGGCGCGACCTCGACAAGGAGGTCTTGAAATTCATGAAGCGGGTTTTCAAGACCAATCCGGGGGTCCGCTCTGGGCTGCGGACATAGTGCGATCCGAAGGGCCGTCCGAGGTCAGTCGCTAGCCCCCCCCCAGGGGGCCACGGGCAGCCTCCGCCTTGCGGAAGCCGCCGGCCAGCTCGGCGATCTGCTTTGCGGCGGATCAACGACCAACGCTCGCCAAACCTCTAGCCTTGGCGCTGGAGGCGACCATGAACGAAACTGATCCTAAATCGGAGATCCTCGCCCTGCTCGACGAGAACAGGGTGATGAGCCTGGCCACTTTACGTCCCGACGGCTGGCCGCAAAATACGATGGTCGGGTACGTGAATGATGACCTGGCGATCTATTTCGCGGTGGCGAGAAGCAGCCAGAAGTTTTCCAACCTCAGCCACGACGCCCGGGCTTCGATCGCGATCGGCCGCGATGCACCGAACCAGATCCGGGGGCTCTCGATGGCCGTACGGATCGCTGAGGTGACGAGCTTCGAGGAGATCCAGCGGCTCAATCAACGCCTGCACGCCCGGTATCCGGAGCAGGCCGTCTTCGCCCCTCGCGAGGCCTCAGCCGTTATCCTGAAGGCGACCCCTGCGCTCATCTCGATTATCGATCTGTCCAAAGGCCCTGGGTCGCCCCGACTGGTGTCGGTGCAGACCGATGTCACGGTCCGGCCAGTCGTCTGAGCGTTTGGTCGTTTTCTGAGGCGCACAAGAAAGGGCCGAGCTCAGCTCGGCCCCCGCCATGGTTTGATTGTGGATCAGTGGCTGAACAGAACGAAGCAGGGCGGCTCGTGTAGCAGCGCGCGTGTCACCCCGCCCAACATCCATTCCTTCGCGCGACTGTGGCCGTAGGCGCCAGCCACGATCAGATCGGCGCCGTTCGCCTCGACGGCGGCGCACAGCAGTTCCGGAACATCCTGTTCACGGCCGTGAATGATGGCGCCCCGCGCGCAGACGCCGTGACGGCCCAATGCGGCGGCGACGTCATTGGTGGCAAGTACCGCAGCTTCGTTCCCATCCTTTGGGCAGATGGCCTGCACGACAACATCGTCCGCTTGTTTCAGGAACGGCATGGCGTCGGCGACGGCCCTGCGCGCCTCGCGCGTGTCTTTCCAGGCGATCACGACCGTCTTTCCGTGCAGCCGCCGAGTGGCGTTGGGCACGATCAACACCGGTCGGCCAGCCTCGACGATCAGCTCGGCGGGGTCGACGGAGCGCACTGCGCCGTTTTGGGCCCGAGCGCTCGCCACGATCAAGTCAGCGGCGCGGCTCGCTCTCGCGACAGCGCGGGTGGGGTAGTCCTGGAATGATCTCCACTCCAGGTCGGCGCCGGCGGCGTCCCTGCGGAAAGCATGCTCGGCCTGCGCGAGATCTGCGTTGACCTGCTCCTGCAGCAGCGAAATCCAATCGCCTGCCGGACCGGCCATCGGGTCTGTCATCATCACCGGCTCAAAGGTCTCTGCGCCGACGCCGATCAGGCGCGCATTCAATGACCGCGCGAGGGTGGCCGCGATTTCGATGCGGTGGCTGGACTGCAGTCCAGGCTCTGCGTGCGTGAGGATGCTGCTGAATCCGGCGACCCGGGCATGGCCGGCGGACTCCTTTAACGGCTCGCTGATGAACATAGCGCTGGTCCTTCCTGGCCGCTGGCCATGAGTTCTTCGATGCTCAGGTGATAGTCAGCGATGGGGCGCATCGAAATTCCGGTGCGCGCTCTACGTAGCTATACGGATGCTACAGCTAACAGCGGACCGCGCCGGAGCTCGACGGAGGCCCACGGCCCTTGGCCAAGACCCTTGTCGTCGGTCGCCCGGGGGCGCCCTTTGAATGACCGCGTCGGCCTTATGCGGAAAGCTCGAGGGTGATGGCGGAGAGGGTGGGATTCGAACCCACGGTACCCGTCAAGGTACGCCGCATTTCGAGTGCGGTGCTTTCGACCACTCAGCCACCTCTCCAAAGGTCACGTCAGGGACTTCGAGAGGCCCTGCTGAGCGAAGGCGCGGAACCTACTCATCCGCATGCCCCTCTGCAAGGGGCGGATTGTGCGTGTCTTCAAGCGCCGGGCGTATCGCCGGCGTGGCGCGGTTGCAAGGCGGCGGCTTCGGCGGCGCGGGCGGTGATGGCGGCCCAGTCCTTGGCGCGCAAGAGGTTGGCGGGCGCCACCCAACTGCCGCCCACGCAAGCGACGTTTGCAAGCGCCAGATAGTCGGGCGCGTTTGCTGGCGTGACGCCGCCGGTGGGGCAGAATTTCACCTGCTGGAAAGGGCTCTCGAAGGCCTTGATGGCCTTGGCGCCGCCGGCGACGTCGGCGGGGAACAGCTTGAAGCGGCGAAAGCCCTGGGCGATGCCCGCGATCAGTTCGGTGCCGGTGGCCACGGCG
This is a stretch of genomic DNA from Phenylobacterium immobile (ATCC 35973). It encodes these proteins:
- a CDS encoding universal stress protein, giving the protein MFISEPLKESAGHARVAGFSSILTHAEPGLQSSHRIEIAATLARSLNARLIGVGAETFEPVMMTDPMAGPAGDWISLLQEQVNADLAQAEHAFRRDAAGADLEWRSFQDYPTRAVARASRAADLIVASARAQNGAVRSVDPAELIVEAGRPVLIVPNATRRLHGKTVVIAWKDTREARRAVADAMPFLKQADDVVVQAICPKDGNEAAVLATNDVAAALGRHGVCARGAIIHGREQDVPELLCAAVEANGADLIVAGAYGHSRAKEWMLGGVTRALLHEPPCFVLFSH
- the eda gene encoding bifunctional 4-hydroxy-2-oxoglutarate aldolase/2-dehydro-3-deoxy-phosphogluconate aldolase yields the protein MMKIEDIMGLAPVIPVLIIEDSADAVPLARALVAGGLFALEVTLRTPVALDCIARIAGEVEGAVVGAGTAINHEDLRACAEAGAKFIVSPGLIEGERAEDGPVARLPAVATGTELIAGIAQGFRRFKLFPADVAGGAKAIKAFESPFQQVKFCPTGGVTPANAPDYLALANVACVGGSWVAPANLLRAKDWAAITARAAEAAALQPRHAGDTPGA
- a CDS encoding pyridoxamine 5'-phosphate oxidase family protein, which codes for MNETDPKSEILALLDENRVMSLATLRPDGWPQNTMVGYVNDDLAIYFAVARSSQKFSNLSHDARASIAIGRDAPNQIRGLSMAVRIAEVTSFEEIQRLNQRLHARYPEQAVFAPREASAVILKATPALISIIDLSKGPGSPRLVSVQTDVTVRPVV
- a CDS encoding LOG family protein — translated: MGGVPATAPRARNAAQIESATYRLAALDPEFLLSDHMRGVRFLLEFEKAEESLKAARIASTIVVFGSAATPSQDRRYRLAQSFAELVSRRGGALAPAGQPRQNVIATGGGGGIMEAANRGAWDARAPSVGFNISLPTAQEPNAYVTPALCFNFHYFAMRKMHFMMRAAALVVFPGGFGTLDELFEVLTLRQTNKAPPIPVILVDQAYWRSIINLEGLVAAGMVRPDDLELIRFADSPETIWSGLIAGGVAPYAAPAWRRAVSPHAHDAP